The sequence below is a genomic window from Acidimicrobiales bacterium.
CGCCGTTGGCCCAGTGCACGATGTGGTGGGCGTCGCACCATTCTGCGGGTGTGGTGCAGTCGGGTTCGGTGCAGCAGCGGTCTCGGGCGACGAGCGCGTCCCACATGGCCGGTGGGGGTGTGCGGGTTCTCTGGCCGAGGTCGAGGACCTGGCCATCTGAGCCCAAGGTGGCGGGGAGGATGTCGGCGTCACAGGCGAGGCGGCGCAGGTCCGCTGCGGCGAGCGCGTCGCCGTCGGGGGTCTCGGCGAGACGGGCGCCGAGTTTGTCGCGCAACTGTTCGATGGTGGCGATGACGGTGATCGTCGGGCGGCGCCGTTTCGTCCCGGCGGTGGTGCGTGTCCCGCCGGTGGCGCGGTGGGCGATCTCCACCAGGGCGTCGTGGCGGCGTTGCGCGACCCTCGACGTCACCTCGTGTCTCGATTGGGGGCGGTCGGGGTGTTCGGCGCGGTAGATGTCGTCTGCGATGGCGTCGAGGGCGGCTTGGAGTTGTTTGCCGTCTGTGGTGCGCATG
It includes:
- a CDS encoding DUF222 domain-containing protein; amino-acid sequence: WARRVPVARLRQLVRNWCRHGEDPEDRAAEQDRKRGVYIDTGHPDAMVRLNATMRTTDGKQLQAALDAIADDIYRAEHPDRPQSRHEVTSRVAQRRHDALVEIAHRATGGTRTTAGTKRRRPTITVIATIEQLRDKLGARLAETPDGDALAAADLRRLACDADILPATLGSDGQVLDLGQRTRTPPPAMWDALVARDRCCTEPDCTTPAEWCDAHHIVHWANGGPTSLANLTLLCRRHHTALHNGEIAVTGTAPNLTWHHRANAPPHQADAAA